In Rhineura floridana isolate rRhiFlo1 chromosome 6, rRhiFlo1.hap2, whole genome shotgun sequence, one genomic interval encodes:
- the LOC133387191 gene encoding waprin-Enh1-like, which translates to MKTPTVLLLVGLLALWTELPSTTCLRNPRGLPRLCPGNAFRCPMLGIDRCRSNIDCPQNLRCCNYRCARFCKAPPVVPWICPQNPIKCAVPGIDRCRIDNDCPGRQRCCYYNCARSCR; encoded by the exons ATGAAGACACCAACTGTCCTTCTCCTTGTAGGGCTTCTGGCCCTTTGGACAGAATTACCTTCCACAACTTGTCTCAGAAACCCACGAG GGCTACCTAGGTTGTGCCCAGGAAATGCATTTCGGTGCCCTATGCTAGGAATTGATCGTTGCAGGAGTAACATTGACTGCCCACAAAACCTAAGGTGCTGTAACTACAGGTGTGCCAGGTTCTGCAAAGCCCCACCAG TGGTACCTTGGATTTGCCCACAAAATCCAATTAAGTGCGCTGTCCCAGGAATTGATCGTTGTCGTATTGACAATGATTGCCCAGGAAGACAAAGATGCTGCTACTACAATTGTGCCAGGAGCTGCAGATAA